The following coding sequences lie in one Panicum virgatum strain AP13 chromosome 6N, P.virgatum_v5, whole genome shotgun sequence genomic window:
- the LOC120677227 gene encoding (S)-beta-macrocarpene synthase-like: MASGHEDDSGSGQEQTKKPSASTFHPTLWGDFFLSHEPPTSLQEIQMRERAEVLREEVRKIIKGSNDLPAMLELIITLQRLSLDYHYEDEINEMLLIVYNSNHYDGDLNVVSHRFYLLRKSGYYVPSDVFLNFKDKQGNFVDADIRSLLSLYNAAYLRTHGEPLLDEAISFTRRCLQGGLENLESPLAEEVSCALDTPLFRRVGILETRNYIPIYEKEATRKEAILEFAKLNFNLLQLLYCEELKDVTAWWKNLNVEANFYFVRNRIVEMYFWMNGACHEPQYSHSRIILAKMTGFITILDDFIDTYATTEESMQLAEAVFRWDKDAITLLPEYTRDFYLFLLKTFCSFEEELGTGKSYRVFYLKKALKQLVQAYIEELKWRDENYIPETLSEHLGLSMRSSGGAQILCSSLVGMGEIVTRETLDWFLSYPQLVRSFDTFVRLSDDMASTEREQKGDHSVSTVQCYMKEHGTTMHEACKRLQELTEDLWKDMVQRHLASTEQTEIVSRMVLNLARTGNYMYQNNVDKFTSSHTIKDAIRRLFVEPIPV; encoded by the exons ATGGCGTCGGGGCATGAAGATGATTCTGGCTCTGGCCAGGAGCAGACGAAGAAGCCATCTGCTTCGACCTTCCACCCGACTCTCTGGGGTGACTTCTTCCTTTCTCACGAGCCGCCAACTTCACTTCAG GAAATTCAAATGCGGGAAAGGGCTGAAGTGCTAAGGGAAGAAGTGAGGAAGATAATCAAAGGCTCAAATGATTTGCCAGCGATGTTGGAGCTTATAATCACGCTGCAGAGACTTAGTCTTGACTACCACTACGAGGATGAGATCAACGAGATGCTTCTCATTGTTTACAACTCCAATCACTATGATGGTGATCTAAATGTCGTCTCCCATCGATTTTATCTTCTGCGTAAAAGCGGCTATTACGTGCCATCTG ATGTATTTCTAAATTTTAAAGATAAACAAGGGAATTTTGTTGATGCTGATATTAGAAGCTTGTTAAGCTTATACAATGCAGCATATCTGAGGACTCATGGAGAGCCATTGCTTGATGAGGCAATTTCTTTCACCAGAAGATGCCTTCAAGGTGGACTAGAAAATCTGGAATCACCACTTGCTGAGGAAGTGTCATGTGCCCTTGACACACCTCTTTTTCGAAGGGTTGGGATTTTGGAAACGAGAAACTATATACCCATTTATGAAAAGGAGGCTACACGAAAGGAAGCTATATTAGAGTTTGCAAAATTAAACTTTAACCTTTTGCAACTTCTTTACTGTGAGGAGCTAAAAGACGTCACAGC GTGGTGGAAGAATCTCAACGTTGAAGCCAACTTTTATTTTGTGAGAAATAGGATAGTAGAAATGTATTTCTGGATGAATGGAGCATGTCATGAGCCTCAATATTCTCACTCCCGAATTATACTTGCAAAGATGACGGGATTTATTACTATATTAGATGATTTCATTGACACATATGCTACCACTGAAGAGAGCATGCAACTTGCTGAAGCTGTTTTCAG GTGGGACAAGGATGCCATAACTTTGCTTCCAGAATACACAAGGGATTTCTACCTGTTCTTATTGAAGACATTCTGTTCATTTGAGGAGGAATTAGGAACTGGAAAGAGCTACCGTGTGTTTTATTTAAAAAAGGCG TTAAAGCAACTAGTGCAAGCATACATTGAGGAACTTAAATGGCGCGATGAAAATTATATACCGGAAACATTGAGTGAACATCTTGGACTTTCAATGAGAAGCAGCGGGGGCGCTCAAATACTATGTTCTTCATTGGTCGGAATGGGTGAAATAGTAACAAGAGAGACACTTGACTGGTTTCTAAGCTATCCTCAGCTTGTCAGGTCGTTTGATACATTTGTACGACTTTCAGATGACATGGCATCAACTGAG CGTGAGCAAAAAGGGGATCACAGTGTCTCCACTGTCCAGTGCTACATGAAGGAGCATGGAACAACGATGCACGAAGCGTGCAAAAGATTACAAGAACTCACCGAAGATCTATGGAAGGACATGGTACAGCGTCACCTTGCAAGCACCGAACAAACAGAGATCGTGTCACGTATGGTGCTTAACTTGGCACGAACTGGAAACTACATGTACCAGAACAACGTCGACAAATTCACCTCTTCGCACACTATCAAAGACGCGATAAGGCGACTCTTTGTGGAGCCAATACCAGTGTGA